A window of Vigna unguiculata cultivar IT97K-499-35 chromosome 4, ASM411807v1, whole genome shotgun sequence contains these coding sequences:
- the LOC114181195 gene encoding receptor-like protein 12 isoform X2 codes for MITPTTTTMKNPVGLRLMMFMVCVVSQVVHGEQKMRCIPKEREALLQFKAAIVDDFGMLSSWTTPHCCQWEGIRCTNLTSHIIDLHLPGGFLDEYFHYEYKYMSGEIHKSLMELPQLQYLNLSFNYFRYQRIPEFLGSLKNLKYLDLSFCDFGGEIPRQLGSLSRLKYLSLAWNFLNGSIPREFENLSQLQHLDLGDNYLEGNIPSYLGNLSQLQHLGLNCYNFEGNIPSELGNLTKLEQLYLGGEGIKIEDGGQWLSNLPFLTHFSLIGVSILDRSNNWLQVIAKLPKLRQLSLVDGSLSDHFILSSKPSKFNSSTSLSVLDLSWNTLTSPLVFQWVSNITSNLVDLNLHGNLLESSTSSHFGTLKNSLRHLDLSDNNFKVMDFKSFTNICTLQSLNMAENYLPGHLPYILGNLSSGCIKHSLQDLNLGYNQITGTLTDISVFSSLKTLFLDRNRLSGRIPEGVKLPSTLESLSIHSSSLEGGIPKSFGDACSLLSVDMSDNNLSDELPMIISHLSGCARYSLEQLSLSYNQINGTLPDFSIFTSMKTLYLNRNKINGEIPKEIQFPPTLECLNMNSNSLKGVLTDYHFANMSKLQHLDLSHNSLRLAFTQNWVPPFQLLTIELGSCKLGPTFPKWLESQEKFVNIDISNATISDIIPEWFWAKLPLQKVMRMDISNNNLQGTQLQSFSTSTYEDNLDLCGPPLEKLCIEGGSTQEPNIKVHKDKDEYSLFNNDFFISMAIGFIISFWMVFGSLLLKRSWQRAYFNFLNNLEDNVHVKIAIFARVLKLEKD; via the exons ATGATAACGCCCACAACAACGACAATGAAGAATCCAGTTGGTTTAAGATTGATGATGTTTATGGTGTGTGTGGTGTCGCAGGTTGTTCATGGTGAACAGAAAATGAGATGCATTCCAAAGGAGAGGGAAGCACTGCTTCAATTCAAGGCTGCCATTGTTGATGACTTCGGCATGCTCTCTTCTTGGACCACTCCTCACTGCTGCCAATGGGAGGGGATTCGCTGCACCAACCTCACCTCCCATATTATAGACCTCCACCTTCCCGGTGGGTTTCTTGACGAATATTTCcattatgaatataaatatatgagcGGAGAGATCCACAAGTCGTTGATGGAGTTGCCACAATTACAATATTTGAACCTCAGTTTCAATTATTTTCGATATCAAAGAATCCCAGAGTTTCTTGGTTCTCTCAAAAACTTGAAATACCTTGATCTGTCGTTTTGTGATtttggtggagaaattccaaGGCAGTTAGGCTCTCTTTCTCGTTTGAAATACTTAAGTCTTGCTTGGAATTTTCTGAACGGTTCAATTCCTCGTGAGTTTGAAAATCTCTCCCAGTTGCAACATCTTGATCTTGGGGACAATTATCTTGAAGGAAATATACCATCTTATCTTGGAAATCTCTCCCAATTACAACATCTTGGTCTCAACTGCTATAATTTTGAAGGAAATATACCGTCCGAACTTGGAAATCTCACCAAGTTGGAACAGCTCTATCTTGGAGGAGAAGGTATAAAAATTGAAGATGGAGGTCAGTGGCTCTCAAATCTCCCTTTTTTAACCCATTTTTCCTTGATAGGTGTATCGATTCTTGATCGTTCTAATAATTGGCTGCAAGTGATTGCCAAGCTACCCAAACTAAGACAACTAAGTTTAGTTGATGGTAGCCTTTCCGATCATTTCATTCTCTCATCCAAACCGTCTAAGTTCAATTCTTCTACTTCCCTCTCTGTCCTTGATCTTAGTTGGAACACCTTAACGTCACCATTGGTATTCCAGTGGGTGTCAAACATCACTTCCAACCTTGTTGACCTTAACCTTCATGGTAACCTCTTGGAAAGTTCCACATCAAGTCATTTTGGCACGCTCAAGAATTCGCTTAGGCATCTTGACCTCTCTGATAATAATTTCAAGGTCATGGATTTTAAATCTTTCACAAATATATGCACCTTACAATCTCTAAACATGGCTGAAAACTATTTGCCTGGACACCTTCCCTACATTCTTGGTAATTTGTCCAGTGGTTGCATTAAACACTCATTGCAAGATTTGAATCTGGGATATAATCAGATCACTGGCACTTTGACTGACATTTCGGTATTCTCCTCTTTGAAAACACTATTTCTTGATAGAAATCGGTTAAGTGGAAGGATACCGGAAGGTGTGAAGTTACCATCTACTTTGGAGAGTTTGTCAATCCACTCAAGTTCATTAGAAGGTGGAATTCCAAAATCATTTGGGGATGCATGTTCATTACTCTCCGTGGACATGTCCGATAATAACTTAAGTGATGAGCTTCCGATGATAATTTCTCACTTGTCTGGATGTGCTAGATATTCATTGGAACAATTAAGTCTAAGCTATAATCAAATCAATGGCACCTTACCCGACTTCTCCATATTCACATCTATGAAAACATTATATCTTAACCGGAATAAGATAAATGGAGAGATTCCTAAGGAGATTCAATTTCCACCTACATTGGAGTGCCTCAACATGAATTCAAATTCTTTAAAGGGTGTGTTGACTGACTACCACTTTGCTAATATGTCTAAGTTACAACACTTGGACTTATCTCACAACTCATTGCGCTTGGCATTTACCCAAAATTGGGTCCCACCTTTTCAATTGTTAACAATAGAATTGGGATCTTGCAAGCTAGGTCCAACATTTCCCAAATGGTTGGAGTCGCAagaaaaatttgttaatattgacatttcaaatgctACAATATCAGATATTATTCCTGAATGGTTTTGGGCTAAATTACCTCTACAAAAAGTGATGAGAATGGATATTTCAAACAATAATCTACAAG GTACACAATTACAAAGTTTTAGTACATCCACTTATGAAGATAATCTTGATCTTTGTGGACCACCACTTGAGAAATTATGTATTGAAGGTGGGTCAACACAAGAACCAAATATTAAAgttcataaagataaagatgaataTTCGTTGTTCAATAATGACTTTTTTATAAGTATGGCAATTGGATTTATTATAAGCTTTTGGATGGTATTTGGCTCACTCTTATTGAAACGTTCATGGCAACGTGCATATTTCAActtcttaaataatttagaaGACAATGTTCATGTCAAGATAGCAATCTTTGCTAGAGTGCTTAAGCTCGAGAAAGATTAG
- the LOC114181195 gene encoding receptor-like protein EIX1 isoform X3: MITPTTTTMKNPVGLRLMMFMVCVVSQVVHGEQKMRCIPKEREALLQFKAAIVDDFGMLSSWTTPHCCQWEGIRCTNLTSHIIDLHLPGGFLDEYFHYEYKYMSGEIHKSLMELPQLQYLNLSFNYFRYQRIPEFLGSLKNLKYLDLSFCDFGGEIPRQLGSLSRLKYLSLAWNFLNGSIPREFENLSQLQHLDLGDNYLEGNIPSYLGNLSQLQHLGLNCYNFEGNIPSELGNLTKLEQLYLGGEGIKIEDGGQWLSNLPFLTHFSLIGVSILDRSNNWLQVIAKLPKLRQLSLVDGSLSDHFILSSKPSKFNSSTSLSVLDLSWNTLTSPLVFQWVSNITSNLVDLNLHGNLLESSTSSHFGTLKNSLRHLDLSDNNFKVMDFKSFTNICTLQSLNMAENYLPGHLPYILGNLSSGCIKHSLQDLNLGYNQITGTLTDISVFSSLKTLFLDRNRLSGRIPEGVKLPSTLESLSIHSSSLEGGIPKSFGDACSLLSVDMSDNNLSDELPMIISHLSGCARYSLEQLSLSYNQINGTLPDFSIFTSMKTLYLNRNKINGEIPKEIQFPPTLECLNMNSNSLKGVLTDYHFANMSKLQHLDLSHNSLRLAFTQNWVPPFQLLTIELGSCKLGPTFPKWLESQEKFVNIDISNATISDIIPEWFWAKLPLQKVMRMDISNNNLQGTWNPSSCTTPSFKAMVSSNSLSMLIKNIFTVNWKL, encoded by the exons ATGATAACGCCCACAACAACGACAATGAAGAATCCAGTTGGTTTAAGATTGATGATGTTTATGGTGTGTGTGGTGTCGCAGGTTGTTCATGGTGAACAGAAAATGAGATGCATTCCAAAGGAGAGGGAAGCACTGCTTCAATTCAAGGCTGCCATTGTTGATGACTTCGGCATGCTCTCTTCTTGGACCACTCCTCACTGCTGCCAATGGGAGGGGATTCGCTGCACCAACCTCACCTCCCATATTATAGACCTCCACCTTCCCGGTGGGTTTCTTGACGAATATTTCcattatgaatataaatatatgagcGGAGAGATCCACAAGTCGTTGATGGAGTTGCCACAATTACAATATTTGAACCTCAGTTTCAATTATTTTCGATATCAAAGAATCCCAGAGTTTCTTGGTTCTCTCAAAAACTTGAAATACCTTGATCTGTCGTTTTGTGATtttggtggagaaattccaaGGCAGTTAGGCTCTCTTTCTCGTTTGAAATACTTAAGTCTTGCTTGGAATTTTCTGAACGGTTCAATTCCTCGTGAGTTTGAAAATCTCTCCCAGTTGCAACATCTTGATCTTGGGGACAATTATCTTGAAGGAAATATACCATCTTATCTTGGAAATCTCTCCCAATTACAACATCTTGGTCTCAACTGCTATAATTTTGAAGGAAATATACCGTCCGAACTTGGAAATCTCACCAAGTTGGAACAGCTCTATCTTGGAGGAGAAGGTATAAAAATTGAAGATGGAGGTCAGTGGCTCTCAAATCTCCCTTTTTTAACCCATTTTTCCTTGATAGGTGTATCGATTCTTGATCGTTCTAATAATTGGCTGCAAGTGATTGCCAAGCTACCCAAACTAAGACAACTAAGTTTAGTTGATGGTAGCCTTTCCGATCATTTCATTCTCTCATCCAAACCGTCTAAGTTCAATTCTTCTACTTCCCTCTCTGTCCTTGATCTTAGTTGGAACACCTTAACGTCACCATTGGTATTCCAGTGGGTGTCAAACATCACTTCCAACCTTGTTGACCTTAACCTTCATGGTAACCTCTTGGAAAGTTCCACATCAAGTCATTTTGGCACGCTCAAGAATTCGCTTAGGCATCTTGACCTCTCTGATAATAATTTCAAGGTCATGGATTTTAAATCTTTCACAAATATATGCACCTTACAATCTCTAAACATGGCTGAAAACTATTTGCCTGGACACCTTCCCTACATTCTTGGTAATTTGTCCAGTGGTTGCATTAAACACTCATTGCAAGATTTGAATCTGGGATATAATCAGATCACTGGCACTTTGACTGACATTTCGGTATTCTCCTCTTTGAAAACACTATTTCTTGATAGAAATCGGTTAAGTGGAAGGATACCGGAAGGTGTGAAGTTACCATCTACTTTGGAGAGTTTGTCAATCCACTCAAGTTCATTAGAAGGTGGAATTCCAAAATCATTTGGGGATGCATGTTCATTACTCTCCGTGGACATGTCCGATAATAACTTAAGTGATGAGCTTCCGATGATAATTTCTCACTTGTCTGGATGTGCTAGATATTCATTGGAACAATTAAGTCTAAGCTATAATCAAATCAATGGCACCTTACCCGACTTCTCCATATTCACATCTATGAAAACATTATATCTTAACCGGAATAAGATAAATGGAGAGATTCCTAAGGAGATTCAATTTCCACCTACATTGGAGTGCCTCAACATGAATTCAAATTCTTTAAAGGGTGTGTTGACTGACTACCACTTTGCTAATATGTCTAAGTTACAACACTTGGACTTATCTCACAACTCATTGCGCTTGGCATTTACCCAAAATTGGGTCCCACCTTTTCAATTGTTAACAATAGAATTGGGATCTTGCAAGCTAGGTCCAACATTTCCCAAATGGTTGGAGTCGCAagaaaaatttgttaatattgacatttcaaatgctACAATATCAGATATTATTCCTGAATGGTTTTGGGCTAAATTACCTCTACAAAAAGTGATGAGAATGGATATTTCAAACAATAATCTACAAG gCACTTGGAATCCATCCTCTTGTACGACTCCATCTTTCAAGGCAATGGTTTCTTCAAATTCCCTTAGTATGCTGATAAAAAACATCTTCACTGTCAATTGGAAACTATAG
- the LOC114181195 gene encoding receptor-like protein EIX2 isoform X1 — MITPTTTTMKNPVGLRLMMFMVCVVSQVVHGEQKMRCIPKEREALLQFKAAIVDDFGMLSSWTTPHCCQWEGIRCTNLTSHIIDLHLPGGFLDEYFHYEYKYMSGEIHKSLMELPQLQYLNLSFNYFRYQRIPEFLGSLKNLKYLDLSFCDFGGEIPRQLGSLSRLKYLSLAWNFLNGSIPREFENLSQLQHLDLGDNYLEGNIPSYLGNLSQLQHLGLNCYNFEGNIPSELGNLTKLEQLYLGGEGIKIEDGGQWLSNLPFLTHFSLIGVSILDRSNNWLQVIAKLPKLRQLSLVDGSLSDHFILSSKPSKFNSSTSLSVLDLSWNTLTSPLVFQWVSNITSNLVDLNLHGNLLESSTSSHFGTLKNSLRHLDLSDNNFKVMDFKSFTNICTLQSLNMAENYLPGHLPYILGNLSSGCIKHSLQDLNLGYNQITGTLTDISVFSSLKTLFLDRNRLSGRIPEGVKLPSTLESLSIHSSSLEGGIPKSFGDACSLLSVDMSDNNLSDELPMIISHLSGCARYSLEQLSLSYNQINGTLPDFSIFTSMKTLYLNRNKINGEIPKEIQFPPTLECLNMNSNSLKGVLTDYHFANMSKLQHLDLSHNSLRLAFTQNWVPPFQLLTIELGSCKLGPTFPKWLESQEKFVNIDISNATISDIIPEWFWAKLPLQKVMRMDISNNNLQGTIPNVSSTYVSTFMFLGSNQFEGSIPLFLRNSQILDLSKNKFSNHLSFLCGDGTISIQNQLDISYNHLSGDIPDCWRQMSSLIYLDLSHNNFSGKIPTSVGWLLNLEALLLSNNNLVEGIPLSIRNCTKLIMVDMSENKLSGSIPDWIGTKEDLKFLSLRKNQFFGSLPFKVCCLRNLHLLDLSINNLSGKIPKCINNLTSMVKLTSSIYYESHSYWFNHSMSFDSNAWLTWKGSKHIFMNEGLSLLKSIDLSSNHFSEEIPIEIEKLSGLISLNLSRNNLIGKIPSNIGKLTSLDSLDLSRNLLVGSIPPSLAQIYGLGVLDLSHNHLIGEIPTGTQLQSFSTSTYEDNLDLCGPPLEKLCIEGGSTQEPNIKVHKDKDEYSLFNNDFFISMAIGFIISFWMVFGSLLLKRSWQRAYFNFLNNLEDNVHVKIAIFARVLKLEKD, encoded by the coding sequence ATGATAACGCCCACAACAACGACAATGAAGAATCCAGTTGGTTTAAGATTGATGATGTTTATGGTGTGTGTGGTGTCGCAGGTTGTTCATGGTGAACAGAAAATGAGATGCATTCCAAAGGAGAGGGAAGCACTGCTTCAATTCAAGGCTGCCATTGTTGATGACTTCGGCATGCTCTCTTCTTGGACCACTCCTCACTGCTGCCAATGGGAGGGGATTCGCTGCACCAACCTCACCTCCCATATTATAGACCTCCACCTTCCCGGTGGGTTTCTTGACGAATATTTCcattatgaatataaatatatgagcGGAGAGATCCACAAGTCGTTGATGGAGTTGCCACAATTACAATATTTGAACCTCAGTTTCAATTATTTTCGATATCAAAGAATCCCAGAGTTTCTTGGTTCTCTCAAAAACTTGAAATACCTTGATCTGTCGTTTTGTGATtttggtggagaaattccaaGGCAGTTAGGCTCTCTTTCTCGTTTGAAATACTTAAGTCTTGCTTGGAATTTTCTGAACGGTTCAATTCCTCGTGAGTTTGAAAATCTCTCCCAGTTGCAACATCTTGATCTTGGGGACAATTATCTTGAAGGAAATATACCATCTTATCTTGGAAATCTCTCCCAATTACAACATCTTGGTCTCAACTGCTATAATTTTGAAGGAAATATACCGTCCGAACTTGGAAATCTCACCAAGTTGGAACAGCTCTATCTTGGAGGAGAAGGTATAAAAATTGAAGATGGAGGTCAGTGGCTCTCAAATCTCCCTTTTTTAACCCATTTTTCCTTGATAGGTGTATCGATTCTTGATCGTTCTAATAATTGGCTGCAAGTGATTGCCAAGCTACCCAAACTAAGACAACTAAGTTTAGTTGATGGTAGCCTTTCCGATCATTTCATTCTCTCATCCAAACCGTCTAAGTTCAATTCTTCTACTTCCCTCTCTGTCCTTGATCTTAGTTGGAACACCTTAACGTCACCATTGGTATTCCAGTGGGTGTCAAACATCACTTCCAACCTTGTTGACCTTAACCTTCATGGTAACCTCTTGGAAAGTTCCACATCAAGTCATTTTGGCACGCTCAAGAATTCGCTTAGGCATCTTGACCTCTCTGATAATAATTTCAAGGTCATGGATTTTAAATCTTTCACAAATATATGCACCTTACAATCTCTAAACATGGCTGAAAACTATTTGCCTGGACACCTTCCCTACATTCTTGGTAATTTGTCCAGTGGTTGCATTAAACACTCATTGCAAGATTTGAATCTGGGATATAATCAGATCACTGGCACTTTGACTGACATTTCGGTATTCTCCTCTTTGAAAACACTATTTCTTGATAGAAATCGGTTAAGTGGAAGGATACCGGAAGGTGTGAAGTTACCATCTACTTTGGAGAGTTTGTCAATCCACTCAAGTTCATTAGAAGGTGGAATTCCAAAATCATTTGGGGATGCATGTTCATTACTCTCCGTGGACATGTCCGATAATAACTTAAGTGATGAGCTTCCGATGATAATTTCTCACTTGTCTGGATGTGCTAGATATTCATTGGAACAATTAAGTCTAAGCTATAATCAAATCAATGGCACCTTACCCGACTTCTCCATATTCACATCTATGAAAACATTATATCTTAACCGGAATAAGATAAATGGAGAGATTCCTAAGGAGATTCAATTTCCACCTACATTGGAGTGCCTCAACATGAATTCAAATTCTTTAAAGGGTGTGTTGACTGACTACCACTTTGCTAATATGTCTAAGTTACAACACTTGGACTTATCTCACAACTCATTGCGCTTGGCATTTACCCAAAATTGGGTCCCACCTTTTCAATTGTTAACAATAGAATTGGGATCTTGCAAGCTAGGTCCAACATTTCCCAAATGGTTGGAGTCGCAagaaaaatttgttaatattgacatttcaaatgctACAATATCAGATATTATTCCTGAATGGTTTTGGGCTAAATTACCTCTACAAAAAGTGATGAGAATGGATATTTCAAACAATAATCTACAAGGTACAATTCCAAATGTTTCATCAACATATGTTTCTACATTCATGTTCCTTGGATCAAATCAATTTGAAGGTTCTATTCCTCTGTTTCTACGGAATTCTCAAATTCTtgatttatcaaaaaataaattttcaaatcatctttcatttttatgtgGAGATGGtacaatttcaattcaaaaccaATTAGACATTTCATATAATCATTTATCTGGAGATATCCCAGATTGTTGGAGACAAATGAGCTCActaatttatttagatttgagTCATAATAACTTTTCAGGAAAAATTCCTACTTCAGTGGGATGGCTTCTTAATCTTGAAGCATTGTTGTTGAGTAACAACAATTTAGTAGAAGGAATCCCTTTGTCCATAAGAAATTGCACAAAGCTAATAATGGTTGATATGTCAGAAAACAAATTATCAGGATCTATCCCTGATTGGATTGGAACAAAAGaagatttgaaatttttaagtttGAGAAAGAATCAATTCTTTGGGAGTTTACCATTTAAGGTTTGTTGTCTAAGAAACCTTCATCTCTTAGATCTCTCAATAAACAACTTATCTGGAAAAATTCCTAAATGCATAAACAACCTTACTTCAATGGTTAAATTAACATCTTCCATATATTATGAAAGTCATTCATATTGGTTTAACCATAGCATGTCATTTGATTCAAATGCATGGTTGACATGGAAAggttcaaaacatatttttatgaatgaaGGTTTGTCACTTTTAAAAAGCATTGATCTCTCAAGTAATCATTTCTCAGAAGAAATTCCTAtagaaatagagaaattaaGTGGATTGATTTCATTGAATTTATCGAGAAACAATTTGATTGGAAAAATTCCTTCAAACATTGGAAAGTTAACATCACTTGATTCTCTTGATTTGTCAAGAAACCTACTTGTTGGTTCAATTCCTCCAAGTCTTGCTCAAATTTATGGACTTGGTGTGCTAGATCTATCACATAACCATCTAATTGGAGAAATCCCAACAGGTACACAATTACAAAGTTTTAGTACATCCACTTATGAAGATAATCTTGATCTTTGTGGACCACCACTTGAGAAATTATGTATTGAAGGTGGGTCAACACAAGAACCAAATATTAAAgttcataaagataaagatgaataTTCGTTGTTCAATAATGACTTTTTTATAAGTATGGCAATTGGATTTATTATAAGCTTTTGGATGGTATTTGGCTCACTCTTATTGAAACGTTCATGGCAACGTGCATATTTCAActtcttaaataatttagaaGACAATGTTCATGTCAAGATAGCAATCTTTGCTAGAGTGCTTAAGCTCGAGAAAGATTAG